From one Haloarcula sp. DT43 genomic stretch:
- the dhaK gene encoding dihydroxyacetone kinase subunit DhaK has product MKKLINDAETVVDEMLDGMVAAYPDTVRRLPGTQVLVRDDAPVDGEVAVVSGGGSGHEPTHAGYLGEGMLDGAAAGEVFTSPTADELEAMIDACDSGAGVLLVVKNYEGDVMNFETAGEMAEMEGTAVAEVVVDDDVAVEDSLYTSGRRGVCGTILVHKAAGAKAAEGASLDEVQRVAQKVVDNVGTMGMALTSCVTPEKGEPTFDLGDDEIELGIGIHGEPGVERTGTMSADEITDELTDAVFEDLELDSGQAVVTIVNGMGGTPQMELFVVNRRLQERLGERDIETWDAWVGDYMTSLDMAGCSITVCAVDDELKELLSAPAETPALTVR; this is encoded by the coding sequence ATGAAGAAGCTCATCAACGACGCGGAGACGGTGGTCGACGAGATGCTCGACGGGATGGTCGCGGCGTACCCGGACACGGTTCGTCGGTTGCCCGGCACGCAGGTGCTGGTCCGGGACGACGCGCCAGTCGACGGTGAGGTCGCCGTCGTCAGTGGCGGGGGCAGCGGCCACGAGCCGACACACGCCGGCTACCTCGGCGAGGGGATGCTCGACGGCGCGGCGGCCGGGGAAGTGTTCACCTCCCCGACGGCCGACGAACTCGAAGCGATGATAGACGCCTGCGACAGCGGCGCGGGCGTCCTGCTGGTCGTCAAGAACTACGAGGGCGACGTGATGAACTTCGAGACGGCTGGGGAGATGGCCGAGATGGAGGGCACGGCGGTGGCCGAGGTGGTAGTCGACGACGACGTGGCCGTCGAGGACTCGCTGTACACGAGCGGCCGCCGCGGCGTCTGCGGGACGATTCTCGTCCACAAGGCCGCCGGTGCGAAGGCCGCCGAAGGAGCGAGCCTGGACGAAGTCCAGCGGGTCGCACAGAAGGTCGTCGACAACGTCGGAACCATGGGGATGGCCCTCACCTCCTGTGTCACCCCCGAGAAGGGCGAGCCCACGTTCGACCTGGGCGACGACGAGATAGAGCTCGGCATCGGCATCCACGGCGAGCCGGGCGTCGAGCGGACGGGGACGATGTCGGCCGACGAGATTACCGACGAACTCACCGACGCCGTCTTCGAAGACCTCGAACTAGACTCCGGGCAGGCGGTCGTCACCATCGTCAACGGGATGGGCGGGACGCCACAGATGGAGCTGTTCGTCGTCAACCGACGCCTGCAGGAGCGCCTCGGCGAGCGCGATATCGAGACGTGGGACGCGTGGGTGGGGGACTACATGACCTCGCTGGACATGGCGGGCTGTTCGATTACGGTCTGTGCGGTCGACGACGAACTGAAGGAACTGCTGAGTGCGCCGGCCGAGACGCCGGCCCTGACAGTCCGATGA